In Candidatus Nanosynbacter lyticus, one genomic interval encodes:
- a CDS encoding superoxide dismutase gives MFTLPSLPYDYDALEPAIDDETMRIHHTMHHQTYIANLNAAIESLQFKQPEFYNNLHTVYNERGERAALEWILTDAAATLKDSTTIIINNAGGHLNHSLFWQYMRPVETNNQPNKTVAATLAKHFGSVKAFQEAFTKAATGHFGSGWAWLVRDDSGVLSIMSTANQDNPITHGLVPLLGLDVWEHAYYLRYQNRRAEYVDVWWSVVDWNRLADTITT, from the coding sequence ATGTTTACATTACCTTCACTACCATATGATTATGATGCGCTAGAGCCAGCTATCGACGACGAGACAATGCGTATTCATCACACGATGCATCACCAAACATACATTGCCAACCTAAATGCCGCAATAGAATCCCTACAATTCAAGCAGCCTGAATTTTACAATAACTTGCACACTGTCTATAACGAGCGGGGTGAGCGGGCAGCTTTAGAGTGGATTTTAACGGACGCAGCAGCCACACTCAAAGACTCTACGACTATAATTATTAATAATGCCGGAGGCCATCTAAATCATAGTTTATTTTGGCAGTATATGCGACCAGTGGAGACAAACAATCAACCAAATAAAACCGTGGCAGCAACACTAGCGAAGCACTTCGGCTCGGTGAAAGCATTTCAAGAAGCTTTTACTAAGGCGGCTACGGGGCATTTTGGATCAGGCTGGGCGTGGTTAGTGCGAGATGATAGCGGCGTACTGTCGATTATGTCAACTGCAAATCAAGACAATCCCATTACTCACGGCCTAGTGCCGCTACTCGGACTTGACGTCTGGGAACATGCTTATTATCTACGTTATCAAAACCGCCGCGCCGAATATGTCGACGTCTGGTGGTCGGTAGTAGACTGGAATCGCCTGGCCGATACTATTACAACATAG